The proteins below come from a single Sporosarcina sp. FSL K6-3457 genomic window:
- a CDS encoding stage V sporulation protein AD, with the protein MVARGLLTFKTMPSIAATGVTVGPLEKKSPFANQFDKVYNDERCGLKTNEHAHAKMIEDACMIALSKVDSVPSDADFLLIGDLVNQMTPSNFGATTLEIPYIGLFSACATSVSSLLMAALLTEAGMSTCAVAGSASQHNAIERQFRYPIEYGAQKSETAQWTVTAAGIAAVTPYKKGVPSITCATIGCATDLGMTDPLNMGAAMAPAAADTLTRHLDGHGTKASDYDCIMTGDLGKTGFELYKILIGNKGVDATDNFRDAGAEFYGDDPVFLSGASGAGCSAAIYFTEIIGKMMAGDYKRVLLIATGALLSPMSFQQGDTIPCIAHAVELTMK; encoded by the coding sequence ATGGTAGCGCGCGGGTTACTGACATTCAAAACGATGCCTTCGATTGCTGCAACGGGTGTAACAGTAGGTCCACTGGAAAAGAAGAGCCCATTTGCGAATCAGTTTGACAAAGTGTATAACGATGAACGTTGTGGCCTAAAGACCAATGAACACGCCCATGCAAAAATGATTGAGGATGCCTGTATGATTGCGTTAAGTAAAGTAGATTCCGTACCAAGCGACGCTGACTTTCTATTAATCGGTGATCTTGTCAATCAAATGACACCGTCCAATTTTGGTGCCACAACATTGGAAATTCCATACATTGGCTTGTTTTCAGCTTGTGCGACATCTGTGTCCTCGCTTTTGATGGCAGCATTGTTAACAGAGGCAGGCATGTCAACATGTGCCGTCGCAGGTTCGGCAAGTCAACATAATGCAATTGAGCGGCAATTTCGCTATCCCATCGAGTACGGCGCACAAAAATCTGAAACGGCTCAGTGGACAGTGACAGCCGCGGGTATAGCAGCCGTCACTCCTTATAAAAAAGGAGTTCCTTCTATTACATGTGCAACAATCGGATGTGCAACGGATCTCGGTATGACAGATCCACTCAATATGGGGGCTGCAATGGCACCGGCGGCAGCAGATACATTAACGCGTCATCTTGACGGGCATGGAACTAAAGCGAGTGATTACGATTGTATTATGACGGGAGACCTTGGTAAGACAGGGTTTGAATTATACAAAATATTAATAGGAAATAAAGGAGTCGACGCGACGGACAATTTCCGAGATGCAGGTGCGGAATTTTACGGTGATGATCCGGTGTTTTTATCTGGAGCAAGTGGGGCGGGCTGTTCAGCAGCTATTTATTTCACTGAAATCATTGGGAAAATGATGGCAGGTGACTATAAGCGTGTCTTGCTCATTGCGACAGGTGCGTTGTTGTCGCCCATGTCGTTCCAACAAGGCGATACGATTCCATGCATTGCGCATGCAGTTGAATTAACGATGAAATGA